Genomic window (Thiohalophilus sp.):
CAAAAAGTCGCCCCCCTGGCCGCCCGGCAGGGCGAGACCATCATGACCCAGCCCTACCCCGAAGCGGACAGGAACAAAATCGACAATACCGCGGTCGAGGAGATGGAGTGGGTCAAGCAGTTCATTGTCGGTATTCGCCAGATCCGCAGTGGCATGGACATCAAACCGGGCAAACCGCTGCCGGTGATGCTGCAGCACTACAGCAATACGGATCAAGAACGGGTCGAGCGACACCGGCATTATCTGCAGAACCTGGCGAAGATCGAATCTATCGCGTGGCTGTCCGGGAACGAAGAAGCCCCGGAATCGGCCACCGCCCTGGTGGATGACTTGCAGATCCTCATCCCCATGGCCGGCCTGATCGACAAGGAAGCCGAACTGGCCCGTCTGGGCAAGGAGATCGACAAACTCGACGATCAGGCCAGACGGATCGACGGCAAATTGAATAATCCCAATTTCGTCGACAAGGCACCGGAGGCCGTGGTGCAAAAAGAGCGCGACAAACTCCGGGAGATTCAGGGCTCCCTGCAGCAGCTCAAAAGCCAGAAAGAGAAAATCGCCAACCTCTGACCCCGGTAAAGGCCTCTTTCGAGGCCTTCATGCCCTGTCCCCGTCGCTGTTTTTATCCATGACGGTGAGCTTTCCCTATCCCCCAACCGGGTAACTCACACCGCCATAAAAAAAGCCCCGCGATTTCTCGCGGGGCTTTTTTGAGACAGCAGATGTTTTAAGGCTTAGGCCTGGACATCTGTCGCCTGCGGGCCCTTCTGGCCATTCTCGACATTGAAAGTCACAGATTGACCTTCAGTCAGGGTCTTGAAGCCTGAACCTGAGATAGCAGAGAAGTGAACAAACA
Coding sequences:
- a CDS encoding cold-shock protein — protein: MVTGTVKWFNESKGFGFISPSDGSKDVFVHFSAISGSGFKTLTEGQSVTFNVENGQKGPQATDVQA